A stretch of the Myxosarcina sp. GI1 genome encodes the following:
- a CDS encoding site-2 protease family protein yields MKLWLILIVLSLLAYFMVRRSLKDVTNTPIWLCWLVLMLPAFIWTAWTFAFGTEQPLPLAIFLFPLIICPILYGWLVQRGKPAKATTTTTQEQPNTTMAKSVQKPSPPRLIDRQEEATLRNCFPWNIYYLQNIDNRPQAIFCRGKLKTIPEKAYAEIKNNIEQAFGDRFFLIFQESFRGKPFFALVPNPQAQKELRQDNNFALAIGMFLLTLATATLAGASIGEVSPEEISDNLNLLVPGLAYSLPLMLILGVRELCNYFTANHYQIRTSLPYFIPFPSFFFDNFSLGTLGAFTQKKSPIPNRQALFDVAILGSICSFILTVVILIWGLSLSTVTTLEDSTEFSFAAFDPRMSLLLSLLAKFSLGNPLQAGMGVELHPLAAAGCIGLLFTTINLMPIGQLDGGHIAHAVFGQRTAIAIGQITRILALLFALVHPYFWIWAIVLWFIPLIDQPALNDVTQLNNWRDALGLLALALFVIAILPLPGTVAGWLSM; encoded by the coding sequence ATGAAACTTTGGTTAATTTTAATTGTACTTAGCTTACTAGCTTATTTTATGGTTAGACGAAGCCTGAAGGATGTAACTAACACACCTATATGGCTGTGTTGGTTGGTTCTGATGCTTCCTGCTTTTATTTGGACTGCCTGGACTTTTGCTTTTGGAACAGAGCAACCTTTGCCTTTGGCAATCTTTTTATTTCCTCTGATTATTTGTCCTATTTTGTATGGTTGGCTAGTGCAGAGAGGAAAACCAGCAAAAGCTACAACTACCACAACTCAAGAACAACCTAACACTACAATGGCTAAATCGGTACAAAAACCTTCTCCTCCACGTTTGATCGACCGTCAGGAAGAAGCAACTTTACGCAACTGTTTTCCTTGGAACATATACTATCTGCAAAACATCGACAATCGACCTCAAGCTATATTTTGTCGGGGAAAACTCAAAACTATACCAGAAAAAGCCTACGCGGAAATAAAAAATAATATCGAGCAGGCTTTTGGCGATCGCTTTTTTCTGATTTTTCAAGAGAGTTTTCGCGGCAAACCATTTTTTGCCTTAGTACCAAACCCCCAGGCTCAAAAAGAATTGCGGCAAGATAACAATTTTGCCCTTGCCATTGGTATGTTTTTGCTTACTTTGGCTACTGCTACATTAGCTGGAGCTAGCATTGGGGAGGTATCTCCAGAAGAAATTTCCGATAATCTCAATTTACTAGTACCTGGATTGGCATACAGTTTACCACTAATGCTGATTTTGGGAGTTAGAGAACTGTGCAATTATTTTACGGCTAATCACTATCAAATTCGCACGTCATTGCCTTATTTTATTCCTTTTCCCTCTTTCTTTTTTGATAATTTTAGTCTGGGTACTCTGGGTGCATTTACACAAAAAAAATCGCCCATTCCCAATCGACAAGCTCTATTTGACGTTGCCATTCTCGGCTCGATTTGCAGCTTTATTTTAACTGTAGTAATTTTAATCTGGGGGCTTTCTCTATCTACAGTAACAACACTTGAAGATTCAACCGAATTTAGTTTTGCGGCTTTCGATCCCCGTATGTCTCTGTTATTGAGTTTGCTGGCTAAATTTAGTTTGGGCAATCCCCTGCAAGCAGGAATGGGAGTCGAGCTTCATCCTTTAGCTGCCGCTGGCTGTATTGGTTTGCTATTTACGACGATTAACTTAATGCCGATCGGACAATTAGATGGGGGACATATAGCTCATGCCGTATTCGGACAAAGAACCGCAATTGCGATCGGACAAATTACCCGTATTTTAGCGCTCTTATTTGCTTTAGTTCATCCTTATTTTTGGATTTGGGCAATTGTTTTATGGTTCATTCCTTTAATCGACCAGCCAGCTTTAAATGATGTTACTCAGCTTAATAATTGGCGTGATGCCTTGGGTTTACTTGCTTTGGCTCTCTTTGTTATTGCGATTCTTCCTTTACCAGGTACTGTGGCGGGTTGGTTGAGTATGTAA
- a CDS encoding DUF3143 domain-containing protein, producing the protein MELPQSDTPLYNHSLPTIEQWLSDRGCRQDRENLHCWYIEKPAWKAEICLDIEELVVCYLEAGEGEQDINRSFKYSLSRQDIEDAVFSGP; encoded by the coding sequence ATGGAATTACCCCAATCTGATACACCTCTATACAATCATTCTTTACCGACTATCGAACAATGGTTGAGCGATCGCGGATGTCGGCAAGATCGGGAAAATCTTCACTGTTGGTATATTGAAAAACCAGCCTGGAAAGCCGAAATTTGTCTGGATATTGAAGAACTAGTAGTATGTTACCTCGAAGCAGGAGAGGGCGAGCAGGATATCAATCGTTCGTTTAAATATTCTCTCAGTCGTCAAGATATCGAAGATGCAGTATTTTCTGGACCGTAA
- a CDS encoding J domain-containing protein has protein sequence MTQRQPNTRFTIASSKVELAQTYYGLLELHPAASNIAIRRSYRQLSKKYHPDTTKLPLDVAKAKFQQLNEAYATLSNPQRRSLYDLEIGYSRFNVIQPNWDSTSETVGKSAYLDPTDRPLSAGEVFVLVLLGFTFVGCLLLVVAIAYWRGELPG, from the coding sequence GTGACTCAGAGGCAGCCGAACACCAGATTTACAATAGCATCTTCAAAGGTTGAATTAGCCCAAACTTATTATGGTCTATTAGAACTGCATCCTGCTGCTTCTAACATCGCCATACGCCGTAGCTATCGTCAGTTAAGCAAAAAATATCATCCCGACACGACTAAATTACCCCTCGATGTTGCCAAAGCTAAATTTCAGCAACTCAATGAAGCTTACGCTACTTTAAGCAATCCTCAAAGGCGATCGCTTTACGATTTAGAAATTGGTTATTCACGCTTCAATGTAATTCAACCAAACTGGGATTCAACTTCAGAAACAGTAGGCAAAAGTGCCTATTTAGATCCTACAGATCGCCCTCTTTCGGCTGGTGAGGTTTTTGTTTTGGTACTTCTAGGTTTTACGTTTGTGGGGTGTCTGTTGTTAGTAGTAGCGATCGCTTACTGGCGAGGTGAGCTTCCTGGCTGA
- the hisIE gene encoding bifunctional phosphoribosyl-AMP cyclohydrolase/phosphoribosyl-ATP diphosphatase HisIE produces the protein MSFKSSIPLDRIRYNEKGLVPAIAQDYLDGTVLMMAWMNRESLQKTLETGETWYWSRSRQELWHKGATSGHIQKVRSLRYDCDSDTLLITVEQIGDVACHTGERSCFHQVDSSENTASPIADGASRTARSNEETSLLASSPIRPTKAAPPADTLSEIYRVISDRAANPSPESYTCKLLEGGDNKILKKIGEESAEVVMACKDDEKGAIASEVADLFYHVLVALAYHQVDIRDVYRQLQSRRK, from the coding sequence ATGTCTTTCAAATCCAGCATTCCTCTAGATCGCATTCGCTACAACGAAAAAGGCTTAGTTCCCGCGATCGCTCAAGATTACTTAGACGGTACGGTATTGATGATGGCATGGATGAACCGTGAATCTCTGCAAAAAACTTTAGAAACTGGCGAAACTTGGTACTGGAGTCGCTCGCGACAAGAATTGTGGCACAAAGGCGCGACTTCGGGACATATTCAAAAAGTACGGTCGCTACGTTACGACTGCGATAGCGATACTTTACTAATTACCGTTGAACAAATTGGCGATGTTGCCTGTCATACGGGGGAACGAAGCTGTTTTCATCAGGTAGACAGCAGTGAAAACACTGCGTCTCCTATTGCAGATGGAGCATCACGGACGGCTAGAAGTAACGAGGAAACCTCTTTACTCGCGTCCTCCCCAATTCGACCCACCAAAGCCGCACCACCAGCCGACACCCTGTCAGAAATCTATCGCGTTATTAGCGATCGCGCCGCTAATCCTTCGCCAGAGTCTTATACGTGTAAGTTATTAGAGGGGGGTGATAACAAAATTCTCAAAAAAATTGGCGAAGAAAGCGCAGAAGTAGTAATGGCTTGTAAAGATGACGAAAAAGGTGCGATCGCCTCAGAAGTTGCCGACTTGTTCTACCATGTTTTAGTTGCTTTAGCTTACCATCAGGTAGATATCCGCGATGTCTATCGCCAGTTACAGTCGAGGAGAAAGTAG
- a CDS encoding nitroreductase produces the protein MDNFIGQFNQLIKSRRSTKPRFFNGTKIKPELVWQILENANWAPNHGLTQPWRFKVFSDLGLEKLAKFQADLYKQTTPAEKFQPEKYERMKTNLLKSSHVIIICMQRQKSEKIPEIEEIEAVACSVQNMALTAAAYGICSFWGSGGVTYTDELKQFLGLNPKDRCLGYLYLGYSDNPATKSDRSPIKDKVEWIE, from the coding sequence ATGGATAATTTTATTGGTCAATTCAATCAATTGATAAAATCGCGACGTTCGACCAAACCTCGTTTTTTTAATGGAACAAAAATAAAACCCGAGTTAGTTTGGCAAATTTTAGAAAATGCTAATTGGGCACCCAATCACGGTTTAACACAACCTTGGCGATTTAAAGTTTTTAGCGACCTTGGTTTAGAAAAGTTAGCTAAATTTCAAGCAGATCTTTACAAACAAACTACTCCAGCAGAAAAATTTCAGCCTGAAAAATACGAAAGAATGAAGACAAATTTACTTAAGTCTTCTCATGTAATAATTATTTGTATGCAGCGTCAGAAATCCGAAAAAATACCAGAAATAGAAGAAATAGAAGCAGTCGCCTGTAGCGTGCAAAATATGGCATTAACAGCAGCAGCCTATGGAATCTGTAGTTTTTGGGGTTCGGGAGGAGTGACCTACACAGACGAACTAAAACAGTTTTTGGGTTTAAATCCTAAAGATCGTTGTTTGGGATATTTATATCTTGGCTATAGCGATAATCCTGCTACTAAGAGCGATCGCAGCCCAATTAAAGATAAGGTGGAGTGGATTGAGTAA
- the ligA gene encoding NAD-dependent DNA ligase LigA — translation MAAVTSEIEQRIAQLRVELQRAGYAYYVLDRPIMPDEVYDRLYRQLQELETQYPQLITPDSPTQRVGDKPASKFTSVKHRIPLYSLENAFNLEELERWQSRWQRQASKVNDFAYVCELKIDGSALALTYENGILVKGATRGDGVRGEDITQNVRTIKTIPLKLNLDNPPATVEVRGEAFLPLDIFEAINQERQERGESLFANPRNAASGTLRQLDSKIVAARQLNFFAYTLHLPQSEISSQWESLEFLQEMGFLVNPNRKLCQSVEEIAEYYRHWDLARKNLAYMTDGVVVKLNSYRLQQQLGFTQKFPRWAIALKYPAEESPTVVKDIIVNVGRTGAVTPMAIMQPVQLAGTTVQRATLHNSDRVAELDLRVGDTVIVHKAGEIIPEVVRVLIELRPANTQPYQMPSHCPECNSPLVRPSGEAVTRCVNSSCPAILRGSIIHWASRDALDIRGLGEKIVILLIERGLVNSIVDLYSLEVEQIADLERMGTKSAAKLVAAIAASKQQPYARVLYGLGIRYVGSVNAKILAENFPTIEQLSSASVETLEAVYGIGTEIARSLKEWFEITANQALINSLQKVGLQFQNFSPTDNATQSTSLTGKTFVVTGTLPTLKRNEAKNLIEQAGGKVTSAVSSKTDYVVVGEDAGSKLAKAQQLGITQLTEAQLLKLIQGKS, via the coding sequence GTGGCAGCAGTAACTTCAGAAATCGAGCAGAGAATCGCACAGCTAAGAGTAGAACTACAGCGAGCGGGTTATGCTTATTACGTCCTCGATCGCCCGATAATGCCAGATGAAGTTTACGATCGCCTGTATCGCCAGCTACAAGAATTAGAAACTCAATATCCCCAACTAATAACGCCCGACAGTCCTACTCAAAGAGTGGGAGACAAACCTGCATCTAAGTTTACTTCTGTAAAGCATCGGATTCCCCTCTACAGTTTGGAAAATGCTTTTAACTTAGAGGAGTTAGAGCGATGGCAGTCTAGATGGCAGAGGCAAGCCTCTAAAGTCAATGATTTTGCTTATGTTTGCGAATTAAAAATTGACGGTTCGGCATTGGCTTTAACTTATGAAAACGGTATTTTAGTTAAAGGTGCAACCAGAGGCGATGGTGTTAGAGGAGAAGATATCACTCAAAACGTGCGTACGATTAAAACTATTCCCTTAAAATTAAATTTAGATAACCCCCCTGCAACCGTAGAAGTAAGAGGTGAGGCATTTTTACCGTTAGATATATTTGAAGCAATCAACCAAGAAAGACAAGAGCGAGGAGAATCCTTATTCGCTAATCCCAGGAATGCTGCCTCTGGTACTTTGCGCCAGCTAGATTCTAAAATAGTTGCCGCTCGCCAACTAAACTTTTTTGCTTACACGCTGCATTTGCCCCAATCAGAGATTAGTTCTCAGTGGGAGTCGCTGGAATTTTTGCAGGAGATGGGTTTTTTAGTCAATCCCAATCGCAAGTTATGCCAGTCGGTAGAAGAAATAGCTGAATACTATCGACACTGGGATCTAGCCAGAAAAAATCTGGCATACATGACCGATGGCGTAGTGGTAAAACTCAATAGCTATCGGTTGCAGCAGCAGCTAGGATTTACCCAAAAATTTCCTCGCTGGGCGATCGCGCTTAAATATCCAGCAGAAGAATCTCCCACCGTAGTTAAAGATATCATCGTTAATGTCGGGAGAACGGGAGCGGTTACGCCAATGGCAATTATGCAACCCGTACAGTTAGCAGGTACGACCGTACAAAGAGCGACGTTACATAATAGCGATCGCGTTGCCGAATTAGATCTGCGTGTTGGCGACACGGTAATCGTTCACAAGGCAGGAGAAATCATTCCCGAAGTAGTGCGCGTTCTAATTGAGTTACGTCCTGCCAACACCCAACCCTATCAAATGCCCAGTCATTGTCCTGAATGTAACTCGCCTTTAGTTCGTCCTTCAGGTGAGGCGGTGACTCGCTGCGTCAATAGTTCCTGTCCCGCTATTTTAAGGGGTAGCATCATTCACTGGGCTTCTCGCGACGCGCTCGATATTCGCGGTTTGGGGGAAAAGATTGTTATCTTGCTAATCGAGCGGGGTTTGGTTAATTCTATTGTCGATCTTTACTCTTTAGAGGTCGAACAAATTGCCGATCTAGAGAGAATGGGAACTAAATCAGCAGCAAAATTAGTTGCAGCGATCGCCGCTTCCAAACAGCAACCTTATGCCAGAGTTTTATATGGTTTGGGTATTCGCTATGTCGGCAGCGTTAACGCTAAAATACTAGCGGAGAATTTTCCTACCATCGAACAGTTGTCCTCAGCATCTGTAGAGACTCTAGAAGCCGTTTATGGTATTGGAACGGAAATTGCGCGATCGCTTAAGGAATGGTTTGAAATTACTGCCAATCAAGCATTAATTAATAGTTTACAAAAGGTAGGACTGCAATTTCAAAATTTTTCGCCAACAGATAACGCTACTCAGTCTACATCCCTGACTGGAAAAACCTTCGTAGTTACTGGCACTTTACCCACTCTCAAACGCAACGAAGCTAAAAATTTAATCGAGCAAGCTGGGGGCAAAGTTACGAGTGCGGTAAGCAGCAAAACCGACTATGTAGTAGTTGGCGAAGATGCAGGTTCTAAACTAGCCAAAGCCCAACAACTTGGAATTACCCAACTTACCGAAGCACAGCTTTTAAAGTTAATCCAGGGAAAGAGTTGA
- a CDS encoding lipopolysaccharide assembly protein LapB, whose protein sequence is MFKPLECRPDNYQGWYQQGNTLRERGFYQEALVSYDRALEYHPHDYWAWYRKGVVLEKLGDYQGAVDNYHRAATIKPHNYWAWYQQGCIYFHELGVSEKAIICFEKALNTHPNDYWTIYRLGEAWREQANYEKAIAYYQQALELRPDDFWSYYRQAEAFHQWGKLVLALDEYDRALTIRPNDFWAWYRKGTILEQSNRFFDAIACYDRALATTSNSDRVCYRLACCYRELKKTNWAITYLERAIDLYPEKYLELAVAEEWREYFQHNGFQSLIMNKKRLYSL, encoded by the coding sequence ATGTTTAAACCTCTAGAGTGTAGACCCGATAATTATCAAGGATGGTATCAGCAAGGCAATACTTTACGCGAACGAGGTTTTTATCAAGAAGCTTTAGTCAGTTACGATCGCGCTTTAGAATATCATCCTCATGACTATTGGGCATGGTATCGCAAAGGGGTAGTTTTAGAAAAGTTGGGTGATTATCAAGGAGCGGTAGACAATTATCATCGGGCAGCAACTATCAAACCTCATAACTATTGGGCGTGGTATCAGCAGGGATGTATTTATTTTCATGAATTAGGTGTTAGCGAAAAAGCAATTATCTGTTTTGAAAAAGCTTTAAATACTCATCCAAATGATTATTGGACAATTTATCGTTTGGGCGAAGCCTGGCGCGAACAGGCTAATTATGAAAAAGCGATTGCTTATTATCAGCAAGCATTAGAGTTACGTCCTGATGATTTCTGGAGTTACTATCGTCAGGCTGAAGCTTTTCATCAGTGGGGTAAATTAGTCTTGGCTTTGGATGAATACGACCGCGCTTTGACTATTAGACCTAATGATTTTTGGGCTTGGTATCGCAAAGGAACTATTCTAGAACAATCAAACCGTTTTTTCGATGCGATCGCCTGTTACGATCGTGCTTTGGCTACTACTTCTAATTCGGATCGGGTTTGTTATCGTTTGGCTTGTTGTTATCGAGAGTTAAAGAAAACTAATTGGGCGATTACTTATTTGGAACGGGCGATCGATTTATATCCTGAAAAATATTTAGAATTAGCTGTTGCTGAAGAATGGCGAGAGTATTTTCAGCACAATGGTTTTCAATCTTTAATTATGAATAAGAAACGTTTGTATAGTTTGTAA
- a CDS encoding DUF790 family protein encodes MLKSDLLIYRHSGDTIVPKKLAIDNYTIALAEAAIACFQNCVGKTQGELDRQLLELEGESPDYRVKRGLAHLLRNSFSTFEIISPLEPQILRKQVFSEAAKTATLPRNRSQTIETIAHTLTGELKRIVSRQEIEAGLYADLQENRILTQFEPPVAEALLHRYNLSQVQGIFYRASNVVINAYRNDPGEYKLLFRYLKLFQLMAYIEGDADTGFTLTIDGPASLFKASTRYGLALAKMIPALLHVSKWSLQAKLQNRDPYSGNVKTGKFFLASDRCGLVTHYPPGKPYDSMLEASFAKSWAKTNTEWRLEREVDLIPLPGSVMIPDFRLVHPDGRDFLLEIVGYWRPEYLRKKFYQVNNADADNIILAISERLNLEKAGVKFTNLPHQVIWFKSKLQAQAVLKVLD; translated from the coding sequence ATGCTCAAAAGCGATTTATTAATTTATCGACATAGTGGAGATACTATAGTACCTAAAAAGTTAGCGATCGATAACTACACTATAGCTTTAGCTGAAGCTGCGATCGCCTGTTTTCAAAACTGTGTGGGTAAAACCCAGGGCGAATTAGATCGACAATTGCTCGAACTAGAAGGAGAAAGCCCCGATTATCGAGTTAAAAGAGGTCTAGCACATTTATTACGCAACAGCTTCTCTACTTTTGAAATTATAAGTCCTCTCGAACCACAAATTCTGAGGAAGCAAGTATTTTCCGAAGCAGCAAAGACAGCAACTCTGCCTCGTAATCGCAGTCAAACAATCGAAACTATCGCTCATACTCTAACTGGAGAACTAAAACGAATTGTATCGCGTCAGGAAATAGAAGCGGGTTTATATGCCGACCTACAAGAAAATCGAATTTTAACCCAATTCGAGCCTCCCGTTGCCGAAGCTTTATTGCATCGCTACAATCTCTCGCAAGTACAGGGAATCTTCTATCGTGCTAGCAACGTAGTTATCAATGCCTACCGCAACGATCCAGGAGAGTACAAACTACTATTTCGCTATTTAAAGTTATTTCAGTTGATGGCATACATTGAAGGCGATGCCGATACTGGCTTTACTTTAACTATCGACGGTCCAGCCAGCTTATTTAAAGCCAGCACTCGTTATGGTTTGGCACTAGCAAAAATGATTCCTGCTTTGCTACACGTTAGTAAATGGAGTCTGCAAGCCAAACTACAAAACCGCGACCCTTATTCAGGCAACGTTAAAACGGGTAAATTTTTTTTAGCAAGCGATCGCTGCGGTTTGGTAACGCACTATCCTCCCGGGAAACCCTACGATAGTATGCTAGAAGCCTCGTTTGCCAAAAGCTGGGCAAAAACTAATACCGAATGGCGACTAGAAAGAGAAGTAGATCTCATTCCCCTACCTGGTAGCGTCATGATTCCCGATTTTCGTTTGGTGCATCCCGACGGCAGAGATTTTTTATTAGAAATAGTTGGTTATTGGCGACCAGAATATTTAAGAAAAAAATTCTATCAGGTAAACAATGCCGATGCCGATAATATAATATTGGCTATTTCCGAACGACTCAATTTAGAAAAGGCAGGAGTTAAATTCACCAATCTACCCCATCAAGTCATTTGGTTTAAAAGCAAGCTACAAGCACAAGCAGTTTTAAAAGTTCTAGATTGA